A region of Halosolutus amylolyticus DNA encodes the following proteins:
- a CDS encoding multicopper oxidase family protein: protein MFDVSRRRLLRAGAAIGLAGVASSSATADEGHDDMGPSYEEHSSPELEKYAHELSIPEERTADGKRRGADYHEIPVEETTHSFHPDLPDTTIWGYDGQFPGPILSARKGQRLAIEFDNSGLPSEHLFNVDERIDGTTSENYVGYDGSVPEVRRVTHFHGLKVDSANDGQAEMWSSPDEVTGPRYAGPVQELPNRQDRLTSMYHDHARGISRLNNYAGLVGPYRIKSKQEEKLNLPDGEYDVPLVLADRSFTEDGELFYPDMFMANVAGDVATVNGAAWPYMTVKPRTYRFHIVNVSNARTYDLSLSEGGHDGHGGEEDDHHEDVPALHQISAGHGFLEEIVEIGHHGDMESLVLAPFERAEVIVDFSEYAGETFTVTNDAAFPYEGPTDHDDGGHDDGGHDDGGHHGDTDHPMIHEIMQFRVADEVSEPDTSADPTELSLPNRSGPNPDTARETREITMEMVMPGMDDGDMGGMNMDGGMDMDEPMLHTLNGNRWGDPVEIKPQLGSTEIWELKNEDDHTHPIHLHLVEFEVIDREWHDTDGGSRPPHPNERGGIDVVKVNSDETVRIAVTFEGYTGRFPFHCHVLEHEEHDMMRPFEVVSGTAGDDRSRNGGDHPGRGHGRGRGHE from the coding sequence ATGTTCGACGTATCGAGACGCCGCTTACTGCGAGCCGGTGCCGCGATCGGGCTCGCCGGTGTCGCCTCGTCGAGTGCAACCGCGGACGAGGGTCACGACGATATGGGGCCCTCGTACGAGGAACACTCCTCGCCGGAACTCGAGAAGTACGCACACGAACTCTCGATTCCGGAGGAGCGAACGGCCGACGGAAAGCGACGCGGCGCGGACTACCACGAGATCCCGGTCGAAGAAACGACCCACAGCTTCCATCCGGACCTTCCCGACACGACGATCTGGGGCTACGACGGGCAGTTCCCCGGACCGATCCTTTCGGCACGGAAGGGACAGCGCCTCGCGATCGAGTTCGACAACAGCGGGCTGCCCAGCGAACACCTGTTCAACGTCGACGAGCGGATCGACGGAACCACGTCGGAGAACTACGTCGGCTACGACGGCTCCGTGCCGGAGGTCAGGAGAGTTACGCACTTCCACGGACTCAAGGTCGACTCGGCGAACGACGGCCAGGCCGAAATGTGGAGTTCCCCCGACGAAGTCACTGGGCCGCGATACGCCGGTCCAGTCCAGGAACTACCGAACCGTCAGGACAGGCTGACCTCGATGTACCACGACCATGCCCGTGGTATCTCCCGGCTCAACAACTACGCCGGGCTGGTCGGTCCCTACCGGATCAAGAGCAAGCAGGAAGAGAAGTTGAACTTGCCGGACGGCGAGTACGACGTCCCGCTCGTGCTGGCGGACCGATCGTTCACCGAGGACGGCGAACTCTTCTACCCGGACATGTTCATGGCGAACGTCGCCGGGGACGTCGCGACGGTCAACGGCGCCGCATGGCCGTACATGACGGTCAAACCGCGCACGTATCGCTTCCACATCGTCAACGTCTCCAACGCACGGACGTACGACCTCTCGCTGAGCGAGGGCGGCCACGACGGCCACGGTGGCGAAGAAGACGATCACCACGAAGACGTGCCGGCGCTCCACCAGATCTCGGCTGGCCACGGCTTCCTCGAGGAAATCGTCGAGATCGGCCACCACGGCGACATGGAGTCGCTGGTGCTCGCTCCGTTCGAGCGCGCCGAAGTCATCGTCGACTTCTCCGAGTACGCCGGCGAGACGTTCACCGTGACCAACGACGCCGCGTTCCCGTACGAGGGTCCCACGGATCACGACGACGGCGGCCACGACGATGGTGGTCACGACGATGGCGGTCACCACGGCGACACGGATCACCCCATGATCCACGAGATCATGCAGTTCCGCGTCGCCGACGAGGTGAGCGAACCGGACACCAGCGCTGACCCGACCGAACTCTCGCTCCCGAACCGTTCCGGTCCGAATCCGGATACGGCCCGGGAGACTCGCGAGATCACCATGGAGATGGTGATGCCCGGCATGGACGACGGCGACATGGGCGGCATGAACATGGACGGCGGGATGGACATGGACGAGCCCATGCTCCACACGCTCAACGGCAATCGCTGGGGCGATCCCGTGGAGATCAAGCCACAGCTCGGCTCGACCGAGATCTGGGAGCTCAAAAACGAGGACGACCACACCCACCCGATCCACCTGCACCTCGTCGAGTTCGAGGTCATCGATCGCGAGTGGCACGACACCGACGGGGGGTCGCGACCGCCGCACCCGAACGAGCGCGGGGGCATCGACGTCGTCAAAGTCAATTCGGACGAGACAGTCAGGATCGCCGTCACGTTCGAGGGCTACACCGGCCGGTTCCCGTTCCACTGTCACGTCCTCGAGCACGAGGAGCACGACATGATGCGTCCTTTCGAAGTCGTCAGCGGAACTGCCGGCGACGATCGGTCCCGAAACGGCGGCGATCACCCGGGTCGAGGTCACGGACGTGGCCGAGGCCACGAATGA
- a CDS encoding DUF7124 domain-containing protein: MNGDSDMTLAFELEALKELASPETVFEDARSWTEYIGVVSEKPTYVVTNFTRKNRIRQDFFSGPRGKQESLEGVKGQFDTDRHVFVGVDEEDERLAETVDWEYLAIEDAAEAADWVLAANVETEEADTEPVRDDWP; encoded by the coding sequence ATGAACGGCGACAGCGACATGACGCTGGCGTTCGAGCTCGAGGCGCTGAAAGAGCTCGCATCGCCGGAGACCGTCTTCGAAGACGCCAGAAGCTGGACCGAGTACATCGGCGTCGTCTCGGAGAAGCCGACCTACGTCGTCACGAACTTCACGCGCAAGAACCGCATCCGCCAGGACTTTTTCTCCGGCCCCCGCGGGAAACAGGAGAGTCTCGAGGGCGTCAAAGGACAGTTCGACACTGATCGACACGTCTTCGTCGGCGTGGACGAGGAGGACGAACGGCTAGCCGAGACGGTCGACTGGGAGTACCTCGCGATCGAGGACGCCGCCGAGGCGGCCGACTGGGTGCTGGCCGCGAACGTCGAGACCGAGGAGGCGGACACCGAACCGGTCCGGGACGACTGGCCCTGA
- the carB gene encoding carbamoyl-phosphate synthase large subunit, whose translation MSTDHQRGEDAAEGTNGGDGAGDGRTILLIGSGPIQIGQAAEFDYSGAQACRALQEEGARVVLVNSNPATIMTDPEMADRVYIEPITTEAIAEIIRKEEPDGVIAGLGGQTGLNVTAELAEEGVLEEHDVEIMGTPLDTIYATEDRDLFRQRMEKIGQPVPRSTTISLDEGEEVSELTEDDLKDRVEAAVEDVGGLPVIARTTYTLGGSGSGVVHEMDELLQRVRKGLRLSRNSEVLITESIAGWVEYEYEVMRDADDSCIIICNMENIDPMGIHTGESTVVTPSQVVPDEGHQEMRTAALDVIRELGIQGGCNIQFAWRDDGTPGGEYRVVEVNPRVSRSSALASKATGYPIARVTAKVALGKRLHEIENEITGETTAAFEPAIDYVVTKVPRWPKDKFDDVDFELTTAMKSTGEAMAIGRTFEESLLKALRSSEYDPDVDWDAVSDAELESEHLATPTPDRPYAMFEAFERGYTVEEVCELTDIYEWYVERFKRIADASVAAQDGDFTEAAIAGHTNATIAATAGADVGTVEESVPGRTYKQVDTCAGEFEAQTPYYYSARKNEFESGPLKGDAAAGELEVDRDVESVIVVGGGPIRIGQGVEFDYCSVHAVQALREQGIEAHVVNNNPETVSTDYDTSDGLFFEPITAEEVADVAEATGADGVMVQFGGQTSVNIGEPLEDELERRGLDCEVMGTSVEAMDLAEDRDRFNALMDELGIAQPEGGTAFSKEEALELAHEIGYPVLVRPSYVLGGRAMDVVYDDAELETYIEEAVRVSPDKPILVDDFLEDAVELDVDAVADGEDVLIGGIMEHVESAGVHSGDSACMIPPRSLGRDVNRRVREVAEEIARALDTVGLLNVQLAVTGIDDPDEEPTVYVLEANPRSSRTVPFISKATGVPIAKIAAKVMAGESLSDLGVEEQVPTQTSIKEVVLPFDRLPGSDPRLGPEMKSTGEVMGTADTFGKAYDKAQDAVGKPIPEDGTIVVDLSADEFPDPGSEAGEELVSGFTEYYDLCEAVDLIQAVREGEVDLIISRDRDLLEVAVEEEVTYFSTETSAKAALEARAAKDEPIDVQAITDRPQRQEYWGQPKDD comes from the coding sequence ATGAGTACGGACCACCAGCGCGGCGAGGACGCCGCCGAAGGGACGAACGGCGGGGACGGCGCAGGGGACGGACGCACGATCCTGCTGATCGGGAGTGGACCGATCCAGATCGGGCAGGCCGCGGAGTTCGACTACTCCGGCGCGCAGGCCTGTCGCGCGCTCCAGGAGGAGGGCGCTCGCGTCGTGCTCGTCAACTCGAACCCCGCGACGATCATGACCGACCCGGAGATGGCCGACCGGGTCTACATCGAACCGATCACCACGGAGGCGATCGCCGAGATCATCCGCAAGGAAGAACCCGACGGCGTTATCGCCGGCCTGGGCGGCCAGACCGGCCTGAACGTCACGGCCGAACTCGCCGAGGAGGGCGTTCTCGAGGAGCACGACGTCGAGATCATGGGGACGCCCCTCGATACGATCTACGCGACGGAGGACCGCGACCTCTTCCGCCAGCGGATGGAGAAGATCGGTCAGCCCGTGCCGCGATCGACCACCATCTCGCTCGACGAGGGCGAGGAAGTCTCGGAACTGACCGAGGACGACCTGAAAGACCGCGTCGAGGCCGCCGTCGAGGACGTGGGCGGGCTGCCGGTCATCGCCCGTACCACGTACACGCTCGGCGGGTCGGGGTCGGGCGTCGTCCACGAGATGGACGAACTCCTCCAGCGCGTCCGCAAGGGACTGCGCCTCTCCCGGAACAGCGAGGTCCTCATCACGGAATCGATCGCCGGGTGGGTCGAGTACGAGTACGAGGTCATGCGCGACGCCGACGACTCCTGTATCATTATCTGCAACATGGAGAACATCGACCCGATGGGCATCCACACCGGGGAGTCGACGGTCGTCACGCCCTCGCAGGTCGTCCCCGACGAGGGCCACCAGGAGATGCGCACCGCGGCGCTCGACGTCATCCGCGAACTCGGGATTCAGGGCGGCTGTAACATCCAGTTTGCCTGGCGCGACGACGGCACCCCCGGCGGCGAGTACCGCGTCGTCGAGGTCAACCCGCGCGTCTCCCGCTCCTCGGCGCTCGCCTCGAAGGCAACCGGCTACCCGATCGCCCGCGTCACCGCGAAGGTCGCGCTCGGCAAGCGCCTCCACGAGATCGAGAACGAAATCACGGGCGAGACCACGGCGGCGTTCGAGCCCGCGATCGACTACGTCGTGACGAAGGTGCCCCGGTGGCCCAAGGACAAGTTCGACGACGTCGACTTCGAACTGACCACGGCGATGAAGTCGACCGGCGAGGCGATGGCGATCGGCCGGACCTTCGAGGAGAGCCTGCTCAAGGCGCTTCGCTCCTCGGAGTACGACCCCGACGTCGACTGGGACGCGGTCAGCGACGCGGAACTCGAGTCCGAGCACCTCGCGACGCCGACGCCCGATCGCCCGTACGCGATGTTCGAGGCGTTCGAACGCGGCTACACCGTCGAGGAGGTCTGTGAACTGACGGACATCTACGAGTGGTACGTCGAGCGGTTCAAGCGGATCGCCGACGCCAGCGTCGCCGCCCAGGACGGCGACTTCACGGAGGCCGCGATCGCCGGCCACACGAACGCGACGATCGCCGCCACCGCCGGCGCGGACGTCGGCACCGTCGAGGAGTCGGTTCCCGGCCGCACGTACAAGCAGGTCGACACCTGCGCCGGCGAGTTCGAGGCACAGACCCCGTACTACTACTCCGCGCGCAAGAACGAGTTCGAGTCGGGGCCGCTGAAGGGCGACGCCGCGGCCGGCGAACTCGAGGTCGATCGGGACGTCGAGAGCGTGATCGTCGTCGGCGGCGGCCCGATCCGCATCGGCCAGGGCGTCGAGTTCGACTACTGTTCGGTCCACGCGGTCCAGGCCCTGCGCGAGCAGGGGATCGAGGCCCACGTCGTCAACAACAACCCCGAAACGGTCTCGACGGACTACGACACCTCCGACGGGCTGTTCTTCGAGCCCATCACCGCCGAGGAAGTGGCGGACGTCGCCGAGGCCACCGGCGCGGACGGCGTGATGGTCCAGTTCGGCGGCCAGACCTCCGTCAACATCGGCGAACCGCTAGAGGACGAACTCGAGCGCCGCGGACTCGACTGCGAGGTCATGGGCACCTCCGTCGAGGCGATGGACCTCGCCGAGGACCGCGATCGGTTCAACGCGCTCATGGACGAGCTAGGCATCGCCCAGCCCGAGGGTGGGACTGCCTTCTCCAAGGAGGAAGCCCTGGAACTCGCCCACGAGATCGGCTACCCCGTCCTCGTGCGCCCCTCCTACGTGCTCGGCGGCCGCGCGATGGACGTCGTCTACGACGACGCCGAACTCGAGACCTACATCGAGGAAGCGGTCCGCGTGAGCCCGGACAAGCCGATCCTCGTCGACGACTTCCTCGAGGACGCGGTCGAACTCGACGTCGACGCCGTGGCTGACGGCGAGGACGTCCTGATCGGCGGCATCATGGAACACGTCGAGAGCGCCGGCGTCCACTCCGGCGACTCGGCCTGCATGATCCCGCCGCGTTCGCTTGGCCGCGACGTCAACCGCCGCGTCCGCGAGGTGGCCGAGGAGATCGCCCGGGCGCTCGACACGGTCGGCCTGCTGAACGTCCAGTTGGCCGTGACTGGTATAGACGACCCGGACGAGGAACCCACCGTCTACGTTCTCGAGGCGAACCCGCGCTCCTCGCGCACCGTCCCGTTCATCTCGAAGGCTACGGGCGTCCCGATCGCCAAGATCGCCGCGAAGGTGATGGCGGGCGAGTCGCTTTCCGACCTCGGCGTCGAGGAGCAGGTTCCGACCCAGACCTCGATCAAGGAGGTCGTCCTCCCGTTCGATCGCCTCCCCGGCTCCGACCCGCGTCTCGGTCCCGAGATGAAGTCCACGGGCGAGGTCATGGGCACCGCCGATACGTTCGGCAAGGCCTACGACAAGGCACAGGACGCCGTCGGGAAGCCGATCCCGGAGGACGGAACGATCGTCGTCGACCTCTCGGCCGACGAGTTCCCCGACCCCGGCAGCGAGGCCGGCGAGGAACTCGTCTCCGGCTTCACCGAGTACTACGACCTCTGTGAAGCGGTCGACCTGATCCAGGCCGTCCGCGAGGGCGAGGTGGACCTGATCATTTCCCGAGACCGCGACCTGCTCGAGGTCGCCGTCGAGGAGGAAGTCACCTACTTCTCGACGGAGACGTCCGCGAAGGCGGCCCTCGAGGCCAGGGCGGCCAAGGACGAGCCGATCGACGTCCAGGCGATCACCGACCGTCCGCAGCGCCAGGAGTACTGGGGCCAGCCGAAAGACGACTGA
- a CDS encoding creatininase family protein: MPRSNRLDEMRHPEVKAYLEDTEVPTALIPVGTTEQHGEHLAMGTDAFIPTEICERIAEDVDALVGPPISYGASDMHAGYDGITYLTYRTLATVVRDIAYSLAESGFTDIVFVSGHLTNDWAAKVGANQATHDLPEENYVYAFPYWDALSADDMEDYLSFDAGWHANIGETAAVMAIDEDLVDLESTSTDDPDLPEDIENPAALLDHLLIGKGAYYRVSETGTWGDPSDATADLGEEYFETITHAVAELINTFQEVRDDIYKRERPDRVQEQWDSSD, encoded by the coding sequence ATGCCACGCTCGAACCGACTCGACGAAATGCGTCATCCAGAAGTCAAAGCGTATCTCGAGGATACGGAGGTACCAACGGCGTTGATTCCGGTCGGGACGACGGAACAGCACGGCGAACATCTCGCGATGGGGACCGACGCGTTCATCCCGACCGAAATCTGTGAGCGAATCGCCGAGGACGTCGACGCACTCGTCGGCCCACCGATATCGTACGGGGCGTCGGATATGCACGCCGGCTACGATGGCATCACCTATCTCACCTACCGGACGCTGGCGACGGTGGTGCGCGATATCGCCTATTCGCTCGCCGAAAGCGGGTTCACCGACATCGTCTTCGTTTCGGGTCACCTCACGAACGACTGGGCGGCGAAAGTCGGTGCCAACCAGGCGACCCACGACCTGCCCGAAGAGAACTACGTGTACGCGTTCCCCTACTGGGACGCGCTGAGCGCGGACGACATGGAGGACTACCTCTCCTTCGACGCCGGGTGGCACGCGAATATCGGCGAGACGGCCGCAGTGATGGCTATCGACGAGGACCTCGTCGACCTCGAGAGTACCTCCACCGACGACCCCGACCTGCCCGAGGACATCGAGAACCCTGCGGCGCTGCTGGATCACCTCCTCATCGGCAAAGGTGCGTACTACCGAGTCAGCGAAACCGGAACGTGGGGCGATCCGAGCGACGCGACTGCCGACCTCGGCGAGGAGTACTTCGAGACGATCACGCACGCCGTTGCGGAACTCATCAATACGTTCCAGGAGGTTCGAGACGACATCTACAAGCGAGAGCGCCCGGATCGTGTACAGGAGCAGTGGGATAGTAGCGACTGA
- the folP gene encoding dihydropteroate synthase: MEYYEAADFLFGLRRFRPKPGTESTAQLLAHLDDPHESIDCVQVAGSNGKGSTARMVERTLREAGLSVGLYTSPHLEDLRERIRVDGRKIPRSAVSEYVADVREYVTDRGADGESPTFFETMTAMALWQFGQQDVDVAVLEVGIGGKYDATSVVDPVASAVTSVTLEHTGIIGDTEEAIARDKAHVAPDGAPLVTGVTGDPLDAIREVAGEVVTVDTDSAADVRVAYGGLANHTEAAVSIDAEGWDLETRIPLPGSHQAENAGIAAVLARQVADVTNEDVERGLRSAHWPGRFEVIDTEPLVILDGAHNPGACEQLAETLGSYDYDDLSIVFGAMHDKDHGEMAAALPTPDRVVTTEPPLDRAEDRDVLAAVFERAGVETVETEPAVQDALAAALAESDPDDCVLVSGSLFAVAEARTRWTGTEIPKRIRDVDDATDALEGANVDAAGVARTRGEAVHRVVKTSLQSRQARRLKEDLLRLGGECAIAGLDRDDEHVDAVLMGTLDQFDRLTGSLADEPHGLAEIGRELRETLALDADEAATETDGDRPTGGTSGDDAGSRYPWHDRTAVMGILNVTPDSFHDGGEYDAIEDAVARAETMVDAGATVIDVGGESTRPGADPVPVADEIDRVVPVIERISDLDATISIDTRKAAVAGAALEAGADVVNDVSGLEDPEMRFVVADHDAGLVLMHSIDAPVVPDRDVAYDDVAEDVIDQLSERILLAEKAGIDREDIVVDPGIGFGKSARESFELLGRIDEFAALGCPVLVGHSHKSMFGHVGRDAGERSEATVAASAIAADRGADVIRVHDVPENVAAVRTALAARDPERFEWT; encoded by the coding sequence ATGGAGTACTACGAGGCGGCGGACTTTCTGTTCGGTCTGCGGCGCTTCCGTCCGAAGCCGGGGACGGAGTCGACCGCGCAGTTGCTCGCCCACCTCGATGACCCCCACGAGTCGATCGACTGCGTCCAGGTCGCCGGCTCGAACGGGAAAGGGAGCACGGCGCGGATGGTCGAGCGAACGCTGCGCGAGGCGGGACTCTCGGTCGGGCTCTACACGTCGCCACACCTCGAGGACCTGCGCGAACGGATCCGGGTCGACGGCCGCAAGATCCCCCGATCGGCCGTCTCCGAGTACGTCGCGGACGTCCGGGAGTACGTCACCGATCGCGGTGCCGACGGCGAATCGCCGACATTCTTCGAGACGATGACCGCGATGGCGCTGTGGCAGTTCGGCCAGCAGGACGTCGACGTCGCCGTCCTCGAGGTCGGCATCGGCGGGAAGTACGACGCGACCAGCGTCGTCGATCCGGTCGCCAGCGCGGTCACGAGCGTCACCCTGGAGCACACGGGGATCATCGGCGATACGGAGGAGGCAATCGCCCGCGACAAGGCCCACGTCGCCCCGGACGGCGCGCCGCTGGTGACGGGCGTGACGGGCGACCCGCTCGACGCGATCCGCGAGGTCGCCGGCGAGGTCGTCACGGTCGACACCGACTCGGCCGCAGACGTTCGCGTCGCCTACGGCGGACTGGCGAACCACACCGAGGCCGCCGTCTCGATCGACGCCGAGGGGTGGGACCTCGAGACCCGGATCCCGCTCCCGGGGAGCCACCAGGCCGAGAACGCCGGGATCGCCGCCGTCCTCGCCCGGCAGGTCGCCGACGTTACGAACGAGGACGTAGAACGGGGCCTACGAAGCGCCCACTGGCCGGGCCGGTTCGAGGTGATCGATACCGAGCCGCTGGTGATCCTCGACGGGGCTCACAACCCCGGGGCCTGCGAGCAACTGGCCGAGACGCTCGGGAGCTACGACTACGACGACCTCTCGATCGTCTTCGGCGCGATGCACGACAAGGACCACGGCGAGATGGCCGCCGCGTTGCCGACGCCCGATCGGGTCGTCACGACGGAACCCCCGCTCGATCGAGCCGAAGACCGGGACGTGCTCGCCGCGGTGTTCGAGCGGGCCGGCGTCGAGACCGTGGAGACGGAGCCGGCCGTCCAGGACGCCCTCGCCGCGGCGCTCGCGGAGAGCGACCCGGACGACTGCGTGCTGGTCTCCGGTTCGCTGTTCGCCGTCGCCGAGGCCAGGACGCGGTGGACTGGAACCGAGATCCCGAAGCGGATCCGGGACGTAGACGACGCGACGGACGCGCTCGAGGGAGCGAACGTCGACGCGGCCGGCGTCGCCCGGACCCGCGGGGAGGCCGTCCACCGCGTCGTCAAGACGAGTTTGCAGTCACGGCAGGCGAGGCGCCTCAAGGAGGACCTGCTGCGCCTCGGTGGCGAGTGTGCGATCGCCGGCCTGGATCGGGACGACGAACACGTCGACGCCGTCCTGATGGGCACGCTCGACCAGTTCGATCGGCTCACCGGATCGCTCGCGGACGAACCGCACGGACTCGCCGAGATCGGCCGCGAGTTGCGCGAGACGCTGGCACTCGACGCCGATGAGGCCGCCACGGAAACGGACGGCGATCGTCCCACCGGCGGGACCAGTGGGGACGACGCCGGGTCCCGATACCCGTGGCACGATCGGACGGCCGTGATGGGCATCCTGAACGTCACGCCGGACAGCTTCCACGACGGCGGGGAGTACGACGCGATCGAGGACGCGGTCGCCCGCGCCGAGACGATGGTCGACGCCGGCGCGACCGTGATCGACGTCGGCGGGGAGTCGACCCGCCCCGGCGCGGATCCCGTCCCGGTCGCCGACGAAATCGATCGGGTCGTCCCGGTGATCGAGCGGATTTCCGATCTCGACGCGACGATTTCGATCGACACGCGCAAGGCCGCCGTCGCCGGGGCGGCGCTCGAGGCCGGCGCGGACGTCGTCAACGACGTCTCGGGGCTCGAGGATCCCGAGATGCGGTTCGTCGTCGCCGACCACGACGCGGGGCTCGTGCTGATGCACAGCATCGACGCGCCGGTCGTTCCGGATCGCGACGTCGCCTACGACGACGTCGCCGAGGACGTGATCGACCAGCTTTCCGAACGGATCCTCCTCGCGGAGAAGGCGGGGATCGATCGCGAGGACATCGTCGTCGATCCCGGCATCGGCTTCGGCAAGTCGGCCCGCGAGAGCTTCGAACTGCTGGGCCGGATCGACGAGTTCGCGGCGCTCGGCTGTCCCGTCCTCGTCGGCCACTCCCACAAGTCGATGTTCGGGCACGTCGGTCGCGACGCCGGCGAGCGATCCGAGGCGACGGTCGCGGCGAGCGCGATCGCGGCCGATCGGGGTGCCGACGTGATCCGGGTCCACGACGTCCCGGAGAACGTCGCGGCGGTGCGAACGGCGCTCGCCGCCCGCGATCCGGAGCGGTTCGAGTGGACGTAG
- a CDS encoding DUF5815 family protein, whose amino-acid sequence MAEPRVPGPRDEHLELPCGETLDPHTIDLGMREYTCGCGDTHAVVTDVHPPSRFFPESLVAVLRETIDTDDEFDQFGTPHLMGVVMEEFPEKVAVHDAAEDGAVGYTMLWVTDFDSRRLHEIVVELVVELMEHAISHAEDDDAVTEFESQMLEFDVSEFVDQYRRQREFESEHDRAL is encoded by the coding sequence ATGGCAGAACCCCGCGTCCCGGGTCCCCGCGACGAGCATCTCGAACTTCCCTGTGGGGAGACCCTCGACCCGCACACGATCGACCTCGGTATGCGCGAGTACACCTGCGGCTGTGGCGACACCCACGCCGTCGTCACCGACGTCCATCCCCCCTCTCGCTTTTTCCCCGAGTCGCTCGTCGCCGTGCTCCGCGAGACCATCGACACCGACGACGAGTTCGACCAGTTCGGGACTCCGCACCTGATGGGCGTCGTCATGGAGGAGTTCCCCGAGAAGGTCGCCGTCCACGACGCCGCGGAGGACGGGGCCGTCGGCTACACGATGCTGTGGGTCACGGACTTCGACTCGCGACGGCTCCACGAGATCGTCGTCGAACTCGTCGTCGAACTCATGGAGCACGCGATCAGCCACGCCGAAGACGACGACGCCGTCACCGAGTTCGAGTCACAGATGCTCGAGTTCGACGTGAGCGAGTTCGTCGATCAGTACCGTCGCCAGCGCGAATTCGAGAGCGAACACGATCGGGCGCTCTAG
- a CDS encoding MSCRAMM family adhesin SdrC produces the protein MTADHDRQSDVGMEQLADREELDSPLNSAIAAATGGSRTEALALAGGGLVLLSGIRSLARGQRRGLLKGVVGAGLIGIGLRQRRSDDRSTFEPSTDEIDGGTEGKEISDAAHAAAERPDSGRESQIDASGEIDDSAQLGDEGDTGSRIEFTDDGDESESHPKPGLDGDDEDPRRDTDDDSVTIDVSDSAMAEEMSEATGPDPEQAQPTQTDAIEPEETPEEDASEMKVDPDDGDDESGTSTGDENGADGDTDETEK, from the coding sequence ATGACCGCAGATCACGACCGGCAGTCCGACGTCGGGATGGAACAACTCGCGGACCGCGAGGAACTGGACTCGCCGCTGAACTCGGCGATCGCCGCCGCCACCGGCGGGAGTCGAACCGAGGCGCTCGCGCTGGCCGGCGGGGGTCTGGTACTGCTCTCGGGGATCAGGTCGCTGGCACGCGGGCAGCGACGGGGACTCCTGAAGGGGGTCGTCGGTGCCGGATTGATCGGGATCGGCCTCCGGCAGCGCCGATCGGACGATCGATCGACGTTCGAGCCGAGTACCGACGAGATCGACGGCGGGACCGAGGGGAAGGAGATCTCGGATGCGGCCCACGCAGCCGCCGAGCGCCCCGACTCCGGGCGAGAGTCCCAGATCGACGCGAGCGGGGAGATAGACGACTCGGCGCAGCTCGGCGACGAGGGCGACACAGGCTCGAGAATCGAGTTCACGGACGACGGGGACGAATCGGAGTCGCACCCGAAACCCGGACTCGACGGGGACGACGAGGACCCCCGGCGCGACACCGACGACGACAGCGTGACGATCGACGTCTCCGACTCGGCCATGGCCGAGGAGATGTCCGAGGCGACGGGGCCGGATCCCGAACAGGCCCAGCCGACGCAGACGGACGCGATCGAACCCGAGGAGACACCCGAGGAAGACGCGTCCGAGATGAAAGTCGACCCCGACGACGGCGACGACGAATCCGGGACTTCCACCGGTGACGAGAACGGGGCGGACGGCGATACCGACGAAACGGAGAAGTAA